From one Sphingomonas sp. BT-65 genomic stretch:
- the cobT gene encoding nicotinate-nucleotide--dimethylbenzimidazole phosphoribosyltransferase, whose amino-acid sequence MIEFDTIDAFSAALRDLPEADPVAIAAAAARQAELTKPAGSLGRLETIALFLAGWQGTPRPVLDKGRAVIFAGNHGVVRHGVSAFPAEVTVQMVANFENGGAAINQLARYAGLELRIVALDLDRPTADFTREPAMTEAECLDALSQGAAAVDAELDLLVVGEMGIGNSTAAAALCARSFGGDPRDWVGPGTGLDAEGQARKVAVVAQALAMHATAPHDAFETLRRLGGREIAAIAGAVLAARQLRLPVMLDGYIACAALAPLFAQQPGIIDHCLAGHCSAEPGHQRLLERFGLDPLLRLGMRLGEGSGAAVAVPIVRAALAAHNGMATFAEASVAGRL is encoded by the coding sequence ATGATTGAATTCGACACGATCGATGCGTTCTCGGCCGCGCTTCGTGACCTGCCGGAGGCGGATCCGGTTGCCATAGCGGCGGCGGCGGCGCGCCAGGCGGAACTCACCAAACCCGCCGGATCGCTGGGGCGGCTGGAGACGATCGCGCTGTTCCTGGCGGGCTGGCAGGGCACTCCGCGCCCGGTGCTGGACAAGGGCCGCGCGGTGATCTTCGCGGGCAATCATGGCGTCGTGCGGCATGGCGTCAGCGCCTTCCCCGCCGAGGTGACCGTCCAGATGGTCGCCAATTTCGAGAATGGCGGGGCGGCGATCAACCAGCTCGCGCGGTACGCCGGCCTCGAGCTGCGCATCGTCGCGCTCGACCTCGACCGGCCGACCGCGGATTTCACCCGCGAGCCGGCGATGACGGAGGCCGAGTGCCTCGATGCCCTGTCGCAGGGCGCGGCGGCGGTCGATGCGGAGCTGGACCTGCTCGTGGTCGGCGAGATGGGGATCGGTAACAGCACCGCCGCGGCGGCGTTGTGCGCACGCAGCTTCGGGGGCGATCCGCGCGACTGGGTAGGGCCTGGAACCGGGCTCGACGCGGAGGGACAGGCGCGCAAGGTGGCGGTGGTCGCGCAGGCGCTCGCCATGCATGCGACCGCACCGCACGACGCGTTCGAGACGCTGCGCCGGCTCGGCGGGCGGGAGATCGCGGCGATCGCGGGCGCGGTGCTTGCCGCACGGCAGCTGCGCCTGCCGGTGATGCTCGACGGGTACATCGCCTGCGCCGCGCTGGCGCCGCTGTTCGCGCAGCAGCCGGGGATCATCGATCATTGCCTGGCCGGGCATTGCTCGGCCGAACCCGGGCACCAGCGGCTGCTCGAGCGGTTCGGGCTCGATCCGCTGCTCCGCCTCGGCATGCGGCTGGGCGAAGGGAGCGGCGCGGCGGTGGCGGTGCCGATCGTCCGCGCGGCGCTGGCGGCGCATAACGGCATGGCGACCTTCGCCGAAGCAAGCGTCGCAGGGCGGCTGTGA
- the cobS gene encoding adenosylcobinamide-GDP ribazoletransferase, translating into MKRLILALQFLTRLPMPRVAGSAEDFAASMAWFPVAGLAVGAVVAGSFWLGAQADPWVAALAALTAWVAVTGALHLDGLADLADAKGAAHGDRARLLAVMADPHIGSFGVIAITLQLAAKLVLLHLLSPAQWLALLLIPAVARIGPLVWTRWLPPLHEGLAARFAHAVRPVHLILWALAWLAACYFAPALIGAPLLIGGWCLWLRRSLGGVSGDCHGAGIELLETGLLLALVVAGDLAR; encoded by the coding sequence ATGAAGCGGCTGATTCTCGCGCTTCAGTTCCTGACCCGGCTGCCGATGCCGCGCGTGGCGGGCAGCGCGGAGGATTTCGCGGCGAGCATGGCGTGGTTCCCGGTCGCGGGGCTCGCGGTCGGTGCGGTCGTCGCGGGATCCTTCTGGCTCGGCGCGCAGGCCGATCCGTGGGTCGCGGCCCTGGCCGCGCTGACGGCCTGGGTGGCGGTGACGGGCGCGTTGCACCTCGACGGGCTTGCCGACCTGGCCGATGCCAAGGGCGCCGCGCATGGCGACCGCGCGCGCTTGCTCGCGGTGATGGCCGACCCGCATATCGGCAGCTTCGGGGTGATCGCGATCACGCTTCAACTCGCCGCCAAGCTGGTGCTGCTCCACCTGTTGTCGCCTGCCCAATGGCTCGCGCTGCTCCTGATCCCCGCCGTCGCGCGAATCGGGCCGCTGGTATGGACGCGCTGGCTGCCGCCGCTGCACGAGGGGCTGGCGGCGCGGTTCGCACATGCCGTGCGGCCTGTGCATCTGATCCTCTGGGCACTGGCCTGGCTTGCCGCCTGCTATTTCGCACCGGCGCTGATCGGTGCGCCGCTGCTGATCGGCGGCTGGTGCCTGTGGCTTCGCCGGTCGCTGGGCGGCGTGTCGGGGGATTGCCATGGCGCGGGGATCGAACTGCTCGAAACCGGGCTGCTGCTCGCGCTGGTCGTGGCTGGAGACCTGGCCAGATGA
- the cobU gene encoding bifunctional adenosylcobinamide kinase/adenosylcobinamide-phosphate guanylyltransferase, translating to MSALLVLGGARSGKSRYAQARAEAIDGEPVFVATAQPFDDEMAERIARHRADRGARWSTVEAPLDLAAAIRNESRPGRVLLIDCLTLWASNLLLAGHDIPAATEELVEALTAAEGPLVLVSNEVGLGIVPDNALARRFRDEAGRVNQRIAACVDEVMFVAAGLPLKLK from the coding sequence ATGAGCGCGCTCCTGGTCCTTGGCGGGGCGCGATCGGGGAAGAGCCGATATGCCCAGGCGCGTGCCGAAGCAATTGACGGCGAGCCGGTGTTCGTCGCCACTGCGCAGCCGTTCGACGACGAGATGGCGGAGCGGATCGCGCGCCACCGCGCCGATCGCGGGGCGCGCTGGTCGACGGTCGAGGCGCCGCTCGATCTCGCCGCGGCGATCCGGAATGAAAGCCGCCCGGGGCGCGTGCTGCTGATCGACTGCCTGACGCTATGGGCGTCGAACCTGCTCCTCGCGGGGCATGATATCCCCGCAGCGACTGAGGAACTCGTCGAAGCGCTCACCGCCGCCGAGGGGCCGCTGGTCCTGGTCAGCAACGAAGTCGGCCTCGGCATCGTCCCCGACAATGCACTCGCCCGGCGCTTCCGGGACGAGGCGGGGCGAGTCAATCAGCGTATTGCCGCCTGTGTGGACGAGGTGATGTTCGTCGCCGCGGGCCTGCCGCTCAAGCTCAAATAG
- a CDS encoding fused MFS/spermidine synthase: MSAEAIADPAQPAEEGATTAFQRASGPLFVIAILLGSFLLFLVQPMIARMALPRLGGAPAVWNSAMLVYQALLLGGYAYAHWLGRVPVRQQAMIHLAVLALAALWLPIGLMAMQLPVDAEPALWVPWLLGASIGPLFFAISAQAPLLQRWFAVASGGRDPYALYAASNVGSFGGLIAYPLLVEPGLALKGQSWLWTGGYALVFVAVAACALSLPRKAADEPHVHATSPSPTKTRVAHWIVLALAPSGLMLATSSFLTTDIVAVPMLWVLPLGLYLLSFTIAFAARRWFAEILTRFAPVTILMFGGLMIAGQNENPELNALMALGLLFMVAVALHTHLYDLRPEPDRLTGFYLAMSVGGALGGVFAGLIAPLVFDWTYEYPILILAAGLLVPQAFLLPVVGRLWRTGRGGMMLRVAMVTIVICALVGFGLFGANPIEEKQTRGVVYLVIAAIGLLTVGVRIPFMIVLTGALFLFGGYRSLAMSFEGDVRTRSYFGVYTITELPNQKRLAHGTTLHGVQLTGDPVRLRMPTTYYVPGSGVGQAMQALGSLYGPGARVGVVGLGTGTLACYAQPGQSWRFYEIDPAVVGLARNTFSFLETCKPDASILLGDARLRIAEAASASLDLLVLDAFSSDAVPVHLMTQEAFATYDRVLAKNGLLLVHISNRFLSLEPVVETAARAGGWSAAELTYYPSIMEEMDEASTSDWIALSRSPETIARLKAMGGEWRKLRTTPGFTPWTDDYATILPVLRSLNKDLP; this comes from the coding sequence ATGAGCGCCGAAGCAATCGCCGATCCGGCGCAGCCCGCGGAAGAGGGTGCAACCACCGCCTTCCAGCGCGCCAGCGGCCCGCTGTTCGTCATCGCGATCCTGCTCGGCAGCTTCCTGCTGTTCCTCGTCCAGCCGATGATCGCGCGGATGGCGCTGCCGCGGCTCGGCGGCGCGCCGGCGGTGTGGAACAGCGCGATGCTGGTCTATCAGGCGCTGCTGCTCGGCGGCTATGCCTATGCCCATTGGCTGGGCCGCGTGCCGGTGCGGCAGCAGGCGATGATCCACCTTGCCGTGCTCGCGCTCGCCGCTTTGTGGCTGCCGATCGGGCTGATGGCGATGCAGCTGCCGGTCGATGCCGAACCCGCGCTCTGGGTGCCGTGGCTGCTCGGCGCCTCGATCGGACCGCTGTTCTTCGCGATCTCGGCGCAGGCGCCCTTGCTCCAGCGCTGGTTCGCGGTCGCCTCGGGCGGGCGTGATCCCTATGCGCTCTACGCTGCGTCGAATGTGGGCAGCTTCGGCGGGCTGATTGCCTATCCGCTGCTGGTCGAGCCCGGGCTCGCGCTCAAGGGACAGAGCTGGCTGTGGACCGGCGGCTATGCGCTGGTGTTCGTCGCGGTGGCCGCGTGCGCGTTGTCGCTGCCGCGCAAGGCGGCGGACGAGCCGCATGTCCATGCGACCAGCCCCTCGCCGACGAAGACGCGCGTCGCGCACTGGATCGTGCTTGCGCTCGCCCCGTCGGGCCTGATGCTCGCGACGTCGAGCTTCCTCACCACCGATATCGTTGCCGTACCGATGCTGTGGGTGCTGCCCCTTGGCCTCTACCTGCTGAGCTTCACCATCGCCTTCGCCGCACGGCGCTGGTTCGCGGAGATCCTCACCCGCTTCGCGCCGGTGACGATCCTGATGTTCGGCGGGCTGATGATCGCCGGGCAGAACGAGAATCCCGAGCTCAACGCGCTGATGGCGCTGGGCCTCCTGTTCATGGTCGCGGTCGCGCTTCACACCCATCTCTACGACCTGCGGCCCGAGCCCGACCGGCTCACCGGCTTCTACCTCGCCATGTCGGTCGGCGGCGCGCTGGGCGGCGTGTTCGCGGGGCTGATCGCACCGCTCGTGTTCGACTGGACCTATGAATATCCGATCCTGATCCTCGCCGCCGGTCTGCTCGTACCGCAGGCGTTCCTGCTGCCGGTGGTGGGCCGGCTGTGGCGGACCGGCCGCGGCGGGATGATGCTGCGGGTGGCGATGGTCACCATCGTCATCTGCGCGCTGGTCGGATTCGGCCTGTTCGGCGCGAACCCGATCGAGGAGAAGCAGACGCGCGGCGTCGTCTATCTGGTCATCGCCGCGATCGGCCTGCTGACGGTCGGCGTCCGCATCCCGTTCATGATCGTGCTGACCGGCGCGCTGTTCCTGTTCGGCGGCTACCGCTCGCTGGCGATGAGCTTCGAAGGCGATGTGCGCACACGCAGCTATTTCGGCGTCTATACGATCACCGAACTGCCCAACCAGAAGCGGCTGGCGCACGGCACCACGCTTCACGGCGTTCAGCTGACCGGCGATCCGGTGCGGCTGCGTATGCCGACGACCTATTATGTGCCGGGCTCGGGTGTGGGGCAGGCGATGCAGGCGCTGGGCAGCCTCTATGGGCCGGGCGCGCGCGTCGGCGTCGTCGGGCTGGGGACCGGCACGCTCGCCTGCTACGCGCAGCCAGGCCAGTCGTGGCGCTTCTACGAGATCGATCCGGCAGTGGTCGGGCTTGCGCGCAACACGTTCAGTTTCCTCGAAACCTGCAAGCCCGACGCGTCGATCCTGCTCGGCGACGCCCGGCTTCGTATTGCCGAGGCGGCGTCCGCGAGCCTCGATCTGCTGGTGCTCGACGCCTTCTCGTCGGACGCGGTGCCGGTGCATCTGATGACGCAGGAGGCGTTCGCCACCTATGATCGCGTGCTGGCGAAGAACGGCCTGCTCCTCGTCCACATCTCCAATCGCTTCCTGTCGCTCGAACCTGTGGTCGAGACCGCGGCCAGGGCAGGCGGGTGGAGCGCGGCCGAGCTCACTTATTACCCGTCGATCATGGAAGAGATGGACGAGGCCTCGACCTCGGACTGGATCGCACTGTCGCGCTCGCCCGAGACAATCGCGCGGCTGAAGGCGATGGGCGGGGAGTGGCGCAAGTTGCGGACGACGCCCGGCTTCACGCCATGGACCGACGATTATGCCACGATCCTGCCCGTGCTGCGCAGCCTCAACAAGGATCTTCCCTGA
- a CDS encoding GNAT family N-acetyltransferase, with product MIETERLILRKPRPLDRPALHAMWADPLVMADLGPVKDEAASDAAIARHDGYRHEGLGFLTVERKADWAVVGFCGLKRGDPPNPIAGEVEAGWMIAQPYWRQGYALEAMTAVFGWAWASFDMPRIVAITSARNLRSQAMMARLGMTRLAEGDFEHHAFAIDDPLRHMVTYSITRP from the coding sequence TTGATCGAGACGGAACGCCTGATCCTGCGCAAGCCGCGGCCGCTGGACCGCCCGGCGCTGCACGCGATGTGGGCCGATCCGCTGGTGATGGCGGACCTGGGCCCGGTGAAGGACGAGGCGGCGAGCGATGCCGCGATCGCCCGCCACGACGGCTATCGCCACGAGGGGCTCGGCTTCCTCACCGTCGAGCGCAAGGCCGACTGGGCCGTGGTCGGCTTTTGCGGGCTCAAGCGCGGCGATCCGCCCAATCCGATCGCCGGCGAGGTCGAGGCGGGATGGATGATCGCGCAGCCCTATTGGCGCCAGGGCTATGCGCTCGAAGCGATGACCGCGGTGTTCGGCTGGGCCTGGGCGAGCTTCGACATGCCGCGCATCGTCGCGATCACCTCGGCGCGCAACCTGCGCAGCCAGGCGATGATGGCGCGGCTCGGCATGACGCGGCTCGCTGAGGGCGATTTCGAGCATCACGCCTTCGCCATCGATGATCCCTTGCGTCACATGGTTACCTACAGCATCACTCGACCGTGA
- the hemB gene encoding porphobilinogen synthase, giving the protein MSHYPALRLRRTRAAAWSRRMHAETVLTPADLIWPLFVTEGESIEEPIASLPGVSRWSVDQVAVRAKEAAALGIPCLALFPNTPLELRTEDGGEALNPDNLMCRAIRVIKDAVPDIGVLTDVALDPYTAHGHDGLVDGAGYVLNDATAEILVGQSLNQARAGADIIAPSDMMDGRVGLIREALEGEGHVNVQIMAYAAKYASAFYGPFRDAVGSRGLLKGDKKTYQMDPANAEEALREVELDLGEGADSVMVKPGLPYLDIVRRVKERFEVPVFAYQVSGEYAMIEAAAAAGAGERDALVLETLMAFKRAGCSGVLTYHAAHAARLLGA; this is encoded by the coding sequence ATGAGCCACTATCCCGCCCTTCGCCTCCGCCGTACCCGTGCCGCCGCGTGGAGCCGCCGGATGCATGCCGAGACCGTGCTGACCCCGGCCGACCTGATCTGGCCGCTGTTCGTCACCGAGGGCGAGAGCATCGAGGAGCCGATCGCCTCGCTGCCCGGTGTGTCGCGCTGGTCGGTCGATCAGGTCGCGGTGCGCGCCAAGGAAGCGGCCGCGCTCGGCATCCCCTGCCTCGCGCTCTTCCCCAACACCCCGCTCGAGCTTCGCACCGAGGATGGTGGCGAAGCGCTCAACCCGGACAATCTGATGTGCCGCGCGATCCGCGTGATCAAGGATGCGGTGCCCGACATCGGCGTGCTTACCGATGTGGCGCTCGACCCCTATACTGCGCATGGCCATGACGGGCTGGTCGATGGCGCCGGCTATGTCCTCAACGACGCCACCGCCGAAATACTGGTCGGCCAGTCGCTCAACCAGGCGCGCGCCGGCGCCGACATCATCGCGCCGAGCGACATGATGGACGGCCGCGTCGGCCTGATCCGCGAGGCGCTGGAGGGCGAGGGCCATGTCAACGTCCAGATCATGGCCTATGCCGCGAAGTACGCCTCGGCCTTTTACGGTCCCTTCCGCGACGCGGTCGGCTCGCGTGGCCTGCTCAAGGGCGACAAGAAAACCTACCAGATGGACCCCGCCAATGCCGAGGAAGCGCTGCGCGAGGTCGAGCTCGACCTCGGCGAGGGCGCCGACAGCGTGATGGTCAAGCCCGGGCTGCCCTATCTCGACATCGTCCGCCGCGTGAAGGAGCGGTTCGAGGTGCCGGTGTTCGCCTATCAGGTGAGCGGCGAATATGCGATGATCGAGGCCGCCGCCGCGGCGGGGGCAGGGGAGCGCGACGCGCTGGTACTGGAGACGCTGATGGCGTTCAAGCGTGCGGGGTGCAGCGGCGTGCTGACCTATCACGCCGCCCATGCGGCGCGGCTGCTCGGCGCCTGA
- a CDS encoding MATE family efflux transporter has protein sequence MPPPPNRHDLTQGPIGRTLLLFALPTLGSNILQSLNGSINSIWVGRFLGEQALAATSNANIIMFLMFSAVFGFGMAATILIGQSIGRNDIEAARRAFGSAIGLVTGAAVVIAILGWLFTPQILHLLATPGDAEILARDYLRVIFLGLPFSMLGVLIQMSLRGTGDSVTPLWFMVLSVVIDAGLNPLLIAGIGPFPQMGIAGSATATLIAGIVSSAGLLVYVYWRDLPIRLRGPELRYLLPERALVGTIVAKGLPMGAQMLVMSTAGLSMIGLVNRLGVDTAAAYAVSQQLWTYIQMPAMAIGVAVSSMAAQNIGAGRWDRVGAITRAGLIYNTAITLSVIVLIILFDREVMALFVGSDSPAIPIARHIQLIASWTFVMFGATMVMFSTVRANGATVAPLVILAITMFPVRLGFAFGAQPWLGSDALWFAFPIGSVCSLTLAALYYRYGKWRAAVLEVPPEPEDAAEHAHAATEPAGRLQPTG, from the coding sequence ATGCCGCCACCCCCCAACCGTCACGACCTGACTCAGGGTCCGATCGGCCGCACGCTGCTGCTGTTCGCGCTGCCGACGCTCGGCTCGAACATTCTCCAGTCGCTCAACGGCTCGATCAACTCGATCTGGGTCGGCCGCTTCCTCGGCGAGCAGGCGCTGGCGGCGACCAGCAACGCCAACATCATCATGTTCCTGATGTTCTCGGCGGTGTTCGGCTTCGGCATGGCCGCGACCATCCTGATCGGCCAGTCGATCGGCCGGAACGACATCGAGGCGGCCCGGCGCGCGTTCGGCTCGGCGATCGGGCTGGTGACCGGCGCAGCGGTGGTGATCGCGATCCTCGGCTGGCTGTTCACGCCCCAGATCCTCCATCTGCTCGCCACCCCCGGCGATGCCGAAATCCTCGCCCGCGACTACCTCCGCGTGATCTTCCTCGGCCTGCCCTTCTCGATGCTCGGCGTGCTCATCCAGATGAGCCTGCGCGGCACCGGTGATTCGGTCACGCCGCTCTGGTTTATGGTGCTCAGCGTGGTGATCGATGCGGGCCTCAACCCGCTGCTGATCGCGGGCATCGGCCCGTTCCCGCAAATGGGCATCGCCGGCTCCGCGACCGCCACGCTGATCGCCGGCATCGTCTCCTCGGCCGGGCTGCTCGTCTATGTCTATTGGCGCGACCTGCCGATCCGCCTGCGCGGCCCCGAGCTGCGCTACCTGCTGCCCGAGCGCGCGCTGGTCGGCACCATCGTCGCCAAGGGGCTGCCGATGGGCGCGCAGATGCTGGTGATGTCCACCGCCGGCCTGTCGATGATCGGGCTGGTCAACCGCCTCGGCGTCGATACCGCCGCTGCCTATGCCGTCTCGCAGCAGCTCTGGACCTATATCCAGATGCCCGCGATGGCGATCGGCGTCGCGGTATCGAGCATGGCCGCGCAGAATATCGGCGCCGGCCGCTGGGACCGGGTCGGCGCGATCACCCGCGCGGGCCTCATCTACAACACCGCGATCACGCTGTCGGTGATCGTCCTCATCATCCTGTTCGACCGCGAGGTGATGGCGTTGTTCGTCGGCAGCGACAGCCCGGCGATCCCGATCGCGCGCCACATCCAGCTGATCGCGAGCTGGACCTTCGTGATGTTCGGCGCGACGATGGTGATGTTCTCCACCGTCCGCGCCAATGGCGCGACGGTCGCGCCGCTCGTCATCCTCGCGATCACCATGTTCCCGGTCCGCCTCGGCTTCGCGTTCGGGGCACAGCCCTGGCTCGGCAGCGATGCGCTGTGGTTCGCCTTCCCGATCGGTTCGGTCTGCTCGCTCACGCTCGCCGCGCTCTATTATCGCTACGGCAAGTGGCGCGCCGCGGTGCTCGAAGTGCCGCCCGAGCCCGAGGACGCCGCCGAGCATGCCCATGCCGCGACCGAGCCAGCCGGGCGCTTGCAACCCACGGGTTGA
- a CDS encoding valine--tRNA ligase — MSELPKTFDPAEIEARWYAHWESNGLFRPDRPGAEPWTIVNPPPNVTGSLHIGHALDNTLQDILVRHARLKGKDARWVVGMDHAGIATQMVVERQLAERQDKRTNYSREEFVDLVWKWKAESGGAITGQLRRLGCSMDWSDERFTMDEGFSKAVLKVFVELHKQGLLYRDKRLVNWDPALKTAISDLEVESRPVQGHMWHFKYPLAGGETYTYVERDADGNVVLEEERDYISIATTRPETMLGDGAVAVHPDDERYRPIVGKLCEIPVGPKALRRQIPIITDDYPDPHFGSGAVKITGAHDENDYGVAQRNGIPMYRLMDDTAAMRSDGAPYAEAAARAQEIARGATATAAEIDTLNLVPEAYRGLDRYEARKRVVADIDADGLMIKVEDKLIMQPFGDRGGVVIEPMLTDQWYVDAATLAKPAIEAVRSGATKVVPKSWEKTYFNWMENIQPWCVSRQLWWGHRIPAWYAEDGRIFVAETEEEARAQAGQGVTLKRDEDVLDTWFSSALWPFATMGWPDETDPTLGGRYPNDVLISGFDILFFWDARMMMQGLHFMKEVPFKTLYLHGLVRAADGQKMSKSKGNVVDPLGLIDQYGADALRFFMAAMESQGRDVKMDEKRVEGYRNFATKLWNAARFAQSNGISASEHIEPPAATLAVNKWIVAETVATVQAMDLAFADYRFDEAANAIYQFVWSRFCDWYLELIKPVLQTEGAEGAEETRLVAGWVLDQILVLLHAFMPFITEELWSKLGDRPEYPLITAKWPMADARALDPEAAQEIDWLIRLISEIRSARTELNVPPGAQVVLLHREASGETQNRINRQYQSLIRLARIAEVREVGGWQGAAAQIVVDEATYVIPLEGLIDVSAERARLTKAIAAAEKERDSLNARLSNPAFTEKAKPEAVEKARADHAEKSAEAARLQAALGRLG; from the coding sequence ATGAGCGAACTACCCAAGACTTTCGACCCCGCTGAAATCGAGGCGCGCTGGTACGCGCATTGGGAATCGAACGGCCTGTTCCGGCCCGATCGCCCCGGCGCCGAGCCCTGGACGATCGTCAACCCGCCGCCGAACGTCACCGGCTCGCTCCATATCGGCCACGCGCTCGACAACACGCTGCAGGACATCCTCGTCCGTCACGCGCGCCTCAAGGGCAAGGATGCGCGCTGGGTGGTCGGCATGGACCACGCCGGCATCGCCACGCAGATGGTGGTCGAGCGCCAGCTCGCCGAGCGGCAGGACAAGCGCACCAACTATTCGCGCGAGGAATTCGTCGACCTCGTGTGGAAGTGGAAGGCGGAGAGCGGCGGCGCGATCACCGGCCAGCTCCGCCGCCTCGGCTGTTCGATGGACTGGTCCGACGAGCGCTTCACCATGGACGAGGGCTTCTCGAAGGCCGTGCTTAAGGTGTTCGTCGAACTGCACAAGCAGGGCCTGCTCTATCGCGACAAGCGCCTGGTGAACTGGGACCCCGCGCTCAAGACCGCGATTTCCGACCTCGAGGTCGAATCGCGCCCGGTGCAGGGCCATATGTGGCACTTCAAATACCCGCTCGCCGGCGGCGAGACCTACACCTATGTCGAGCGCGACGCCGACGGCAACGTCGTGCTGGAGGAAGAGCGCGATTACATCTCGATCGCGACCACCCGACCCGAAACGATGCTGGGCGACGGCGCGGTCGCGGTGCACCCGGACGACGAACGCTATCGCCCGATCGTCGGCAAATTGTGCGAGATCCCGGTCGGCCCCAAGGCGCTGCGCCGCCAGATCCCGATCATCACCGACGATTATCCCGATCCCCATTTCGGGTCGGGCGCGGTCAAGATCACCGGCGCGCACGACGAGAACGACTATGGCGTCGCGCAGCGCAACGGCATCCCGATGTACCGGCTTATGGACGATACTGCGGCGATGCGCTCGGACGGTGCGCCCTATGCCGAGGCGGCGGCGCGCGCGCAGGAAATCGCCCGCGGCGCGACCGCGACCGCGGCCGAGATCGACACGCTCAATCTGGTGCCTGAGGCCTATCGCGGGCTCGATCGCTACGAGGCGCGCAAGCGCGTTGTCGCCGACATCGATGCCGATGGCCTCATGATCAAGGTCGAGGACAAGCTGATCATGCAGCCCTTCGGCGACCGCGGCGGCGTGGTGATCGAGCCGATGCTGACCGACCAATGGTATGTCGACGCGGCGACGCTGGCCAAACCCGCGATCGAGGCGGTCCGCTCGGGCGCGACCAAGGTCGTGCCGAAGTCATGGGAAAAGACCTATTTCAACTGGATGGAGAACATCCAGCCGTGGTGCGTCAGCCGCCAGCTCTGGTGGGGGCACCGCATCCCGGCCTGGTATGCCGAGGACGGCCGCATCTTCGTCGCCGAGACCGAGGAAGAGGCGCGGGCACAGGCGGGGCAGGGCGTTACCCTCAAGCGCGACGAGGACGTTCTCGACACCTGGTTCTCCTCCGCCCTCTGGCCCTTTGCAACGATGGGCTGGCCCGACGAGACCGATCCCACGCTCGGCGGCCGCTACCCCAATGACGTGCTGATCTCCGGCTTCGACATCCTGTTCTTCTGGGACGCGCGGATGATGATGCAGGGTTTGCACTTCATGAAAGAAGTGCCGTTCAAGACGCTGTATCTGCACGGACTTGTCCGCGCCGCGGACGGGCAGAAGATGTCCAAGTCCAAGGGCAATGTCGTCGATCCGCTCGGCCTGATCGACCAATATGGCGCCGACGCGCTGCGCTTCTTCATGGCGGCAATGGAGAGCCAGGGCCGCGACGTGAAGATGGATGAGAAGCGCGTCGAGGGCTATCGCAACTTCGCGACCAAGCTGTGGAACGCGGCGCGCTTCGCCCAGTCCAACGGCATAAGCGCCAGCGAGCACATCGAGCCGCCCGCCGCGACGCTCGCGGTCAACAAGTGGATCGTCGCGGAGACGGTGGCGACGGTGCAGGCGATGGACCTCGCCTTCGCCGATTATCGCTTCGATGAGGCGGCGAACGCGATCTACCAGTTCGTGTGGAGCCGCTTCTGCGACTGGTATCTCGAGCTGATCAAGCCGGTGCTCCAGACCGAAGGCGCCGAGGGTGCGGAAGAGACGCGCCTCGTCGCGGGCTGGGTGCTCGACCAGATCCTTGTCCTGCTCCACGCCTTCATGCCCTTCATCACCGAAGAGCTGTGGTCGAAGCTGGGCGACCGTCCCGAATACCCGCTGATCACCGCCAAATGGCCGATGGCCGACGCCCGCGCGCTCGATCCTGAAGCAGCGCAGGAAATTGACTGGTTGATCCGCCTGATCTCCGAGATCCGCAGTGCTCGGACGGAGCTCAACGTGCCGCCAGGTGCGCAGGTTGTCTTGCTTCACCGCGAGGCATCGGGGGAGACCCAGAACCGCATCAACCGACAGTATCAGTCGCTCATTCGCCTTGCTCGTATTGCTGAGGTTCGGGAAGTCGGTGGCTGGCAGGGCGCCGCCGCACAGATCGTCGTCGATGAAGCCACATATGTGATCCCGCTTGAAGGGTTGATCGACGTGAGCGCCGAACGCGCCCGCCTCACCAAGGCGATCGCCGCGGCGGAGAAGGAGCGCGACAGCCTCAACGCCCGCCTTTCCAACCCCGCCTTCACCGAAAAGGCGAAACCCGAGGCAGTGGAAAAGGCCCGCGCCGATCATGCCGAGAAATCGGCCGAGGCGGCGCGGCTCCAGGCCGCGCTCGGCCGGTTGGGGTGA
- a CDS encoding DUF2497 domain-containing protein gives MGDISNEPSMEDILSSIKRIIAEEGEAAASRPRRAARAPAPPPVADDEDEILELSDPVVDEPEAAPAAAETAQPASAAEPAPVAEPILSATAAEATRGPLEALSRLIVKPDVPGSDTLEGVVREMLRPMLREWLDANLPRMVEEMVQREIARITAARD, from the coding sequence ATGGGGGACATCAGTAACGAACCGTCGATGGAGGACATTCTGTCCTCGATCAAACGGATCATCGCCGAGGAAGGCGAGGCGGCGGCAAGCCGTCCGCGCCGCGCCGCGCGTGCGCCTGCACCGCCCCCCGTTGCCGATGACGAGGACGAGATCCTCGAGCTCAGCGATCCGGTCGTGGACGAGCCTGAAGCAGCGCCCGCCGCCGCCGAGACCGCGCAGCCGGCGAGCGCCGCCGAGCCCGCACCGGTTGCCGAGCCGATCCTGTCGGCCACCGCCGCCGAGGCGACTCGCGGACCGCTCGAGGCGCTGTCGCGCCTGATCGTGAAGCCCGATGTTCCGGGCAGCGACACGCTCGAAGGCGTGGTGCGCGAGATGCTCCGCCCGATGCTGCGCGAATGGCTCGACGCCAACCTGCCGCGCATGGTCGAGGAGATGGTGCAGCGCGAGATCGCCCGGATCACCGCGGCGCGCGACTGA